The following are encoded in a window of Lactobacillus acidophilus genomic DNA:
- a CDS encoding CPBP family intramembrane glutamic endopeptidase: protein MNTPESREGNIIRYAVYLIGYVLVFAVIKLVTRKSPLHIWDLILFGLIAAMVLLFYIYRFNREQRFFARDFKLPWLGNFSVVVLLTLIITATRITISYLQAYGKINYYDFQAIYLKNQSNDMFWFLIVVEGIILPILQEFLATGFLFNYAFRNNAKRAAVTGIIISGLIFSLLNYQSSIETFAIEAAYGMLFAWSYLYSQTLFLPMYLAIVSGVLTVIMV, encoded by the coding sequence AGTCAAGAGAAGGCAATATTATTCGCTATGCGGTATATTTAATAGGTTATGTGCTGGTTTTTGCTGTAATAAAGCTAGTTACTAGAAAGTCGCCGTTGCATATTTGGGACTTGATTTTGTTCGGTCTAATTGCAGCAATGGTTTTACTATTTTATATTTATCGCTTTAATCGAGAGCAGCGCTTTTTTGCCCGTGATTTTAAATTACCTTGGCTCGGAAATTTTTCAGTAGTTGTCTTATTAACTTTGATAATTACGGCAACAAGAATTACTATTTCGTATTTACAAGCGTATGGCAAAATTAATTATTATGATTTTCAGGCGATCTACTTAAAGAATCAGTCTAATGATATGTTTTGGTTCTTGATTGTAGTAGAAGGAATTATATTACCGATTTTGCAGGAATTTTTGGCAACAGGTTTTTTATTTAATTATGCGTTTCGTAATAATGCTAAAAGAGCGGCAGTAACGGGAATTATTATTTCAGGCTTGATTTTTAGCTTATTGAATTATCAAAGTTCAATCGAAACTTTCGCAATTGAAGCAGCCTATGGAATGTTGTTTGCCTGGAGTTACTTATATTCTCAAACGCTTTTTCTTCCAATGTATCTGGCAATAGTAAGTGGCGTTTTAACTGTGATTATGGTTTAA